TGGAGGATTGATTACACCAGTGTTGCAGAACGCAGACATAGTGGATATATATTCTCTATCGCGCAATTGGAAGTCTTTGGTAGACCGTGCTAGAGCTAAACAGCTGCAACCAGAAGAGTATAACAGCGGTACCTTTACAGTATCGAACTTAGGGATGTTCGGCGTAGATAGATTTGATGCGATTTTGCCTCCCGGACAAGGTTCTATTTTGGCGATTGGCGCATCTCGTCCGCAAGTCGTAGCTACAGCCGAGGGTTTATTTGGCATCAAGCAGCAAATGCAGGTGAATATTACCTGTGATCATCGCATTATTTACGGTGCCCATGCTGCGGCGTTCTTGCAAGATTTGGCGAAGTTGATTGAGACGAATCCTGAATCTTTAACACTGTAGCCTGATTCAAAGGGGTGTAGGGGTGTAGGGGTGTAGGGGTGTAGGGGGAAGAAAAATTAATGCCCAATAATTCTTTTCCCCTATACCCTTACACCCTTACCCCCTTACACCCTTGTTCTTTCCCTCACACCCTTATACCCTTACCCCCCTAGTTTTGGTAAGAACGTGGGACGCACGACTGTGGACGCCTTGTATTACTCTGGGTAGTCGTGAGAAACAAAGGGGAGTTCTACAACTTCGCCTTCAACTCCTCCTACATGGACTTTCAAACCTACACCACCAGCCTTGGTGCGGATGTACCCAAGCCCAAAGTGACCATCAAAGGTTTTCGTATAACTGGTCAGTTTGCCAACTTTTTCATCCCCAACGGTAATGGTACTTTCTGGTTCCGCAGCACCACTTAAGTGGATTCCCCACAGGTATTGCTTTACACCTTTATAAGTATTTAAACGGGCGATGGTTTCTTGTCCAATGTAGCAACCTTTATTAAAGGAAATAGTCTGCCATAAACCCACTTCCAGGGGATTGTAATCCTCGGTGAGTTCATGGTCTGGCTCTGGGCGTCCTTGTAATATTCGCAACATTTCCCAATTCTGCTCGCCTATCAGTACTGCTCCAGCTTCCAGAATTTTACTCCAAACTTCTTCCTTGTCAGAAGCTGGCAAAATGAAAGTATACCCAGGGGAAGCCAAACCACTACCAACAGCCACAAGACCCCCATCAACTGTAGGGATGGAAATGTGAGTTCCATAAGGTTGACCGATAATTGCCTCAGCCCCCAGCTTTTCTAAGACAGCATCACTTTTTGGTCCAATGAGGCTGAAAGTAGCAGTTTCATTTGTGACATCTGTCAATTGCACCTTATCAGCAAAGAAGATGTAGCGGTCTAACCATTGTATCAGAAACTCCCGACGGTTCGGCGAAACCAGCAATAACACCGCATCTTCCAGAATATATGCTGTAACCAAGTCAATGGTGCGGGCAGTAGAATTCACAAAAACCGTATCACAGCCTTGTCCTGGCTTGAGGCTTTGGATATCGTTCGTGCTTTGGTTGTGCAAGAAGCGGAGGCGATCGCTATCAGAAACTTTGATGCGTCCCCAAAAAGAGCGATCGCATACTGCAACTCCCTCTTGCGCTGCTTGGATAGCCGCTGCATCGTTGGTGTCAATAGCAGATGTAGACATACTGAAATCTTTACGTGCCGCTAGGTTATGGGCATTGAAAATCTTAGCAAATAAAGGTTTTGGGGTTCAACGGGGATTTCGGGCAGGAGGGTTTTGCAACTGAAATGTTGAAATTACGGAAAGAAGTTGTAAATATCTTTCCTCTGCAACACTCTAACAAAAATCACTACTCCTTCACAGACAATCATACCGATTCTGTAATCTCCTACGCTAACCCGATAGTAATCTCCATCACCTTTAAGTTTTTTAAGATTGCTGACATACAGCGCTTCTCATCTGAATGAAGTACTAATTTATCTGTGTGCATCTGTACGCCAGTCGCCACAACGGGGGGAACCCTCCGTTCGCGTAGCGTGCGCTTTGCGCTCAGTTTGCCCGGAGGGAAACCCTCCTTGCAACTTCTCTGTGCAAGGCGCTGGCTCGTCCATCTGTGGTTCATTATTTCTTTGTGTACCTCACCTAAATGCAAACCTCTGTATTATAAATTTTCAGCGTTCTTTACTTCTTCGATGACTGCCTTTATTCTTTGGAGTAATGATTCTTATCTAATCTTATTTAAATCTTTGTTCATCTAACCCCAGAATGCCATTCTGCGGGCTTCTTTTTTACAGTATCAAGTCGGAAACCTCAGGGCAATTTTTACCGTCTTCTCTGTTCACTGGCAAAGAAAGTCCTAAGTGCTGAGTCCTAAATAATTTCCACTCAGCACTGTTTGAGTGAGGTTACTACGGTAAATTTGCAAACACCCGTTCAACTAACTCCTTGGCTTTAGTATCCAAGCGCTGCCAGTCTACCTCGCCGTCCTCATCAATTAAACTCGTATCAATGTCAACCGTCTCATGCCCCGCTATGTAGTCACGAAAACACACTTGATAACATAATTCCCATAAATCAATACTGACAGTTTGCTCTTGACGCTGTAGACACAAATGATATCCTGGATGGGGCATTGGCAAACCCGAGAGTGTTTCTCTGATTTCCAAAGCTTGCTCCGGTGTTGCGGCTTCCAGGTCTTGCAGGAGCTTGGTCACTATTGCTTTCGTCTCATCAGTAGTGCCAGTAGGCCAAATCAGAACATCTTGATAAGTTCCCGTCCAAGAAGATACATCAAGCAGCTTGCGAATATTATCGACAACGCGAATGAAAGCAGGTTGCATGAGGAGTTCTGCTTGCTGCCATGCTACTGAATTGCTAATTTTAGGTGGCATTAGAATTAACAAAGGCTATTGAAAGAAAAATTAAGAATGTGTATTTATTAAAAAACTGTGTTTTACATCCAAATCTTTTCTCAAGATAGCGGATTTCCTTGAGGAATATTTGGAGATATTTATTACCCTCTCTAAAATTGGGTGTTATCACTGGGGAGTGAATATGATAGGCAAGCTACTGGATCATCGTTACCAAGTTATTAGAGTCCTCGCTACAGGAGGATTTGGTGAAACCTACATAGCCAAAGATACCAAACGACCAGGCAATCCAATTTGCGTTGTCAAGCACCTCAAGCCAGCCAATCCCGAAGCCAAAGTGTTTGACACTGCTAAACGCTTGTTCCACAGCGAAGCCGAAACTCTAGAAAAATTGGGCAACCATGACCAGATCCCTCGGCTTCTAGCTTACTTTGACGAAAACCAAGAATTTTACTTAGTACAAGAATTTATTGAAGGGCATCCCCTGAATGACGAACTGCTTCCCAGCCAGCGCTGGAATGAAAGCCAAGTGACTGGTTTGCTGCTGGAAGTTCTGGATATTCTGAAATTTGTCCACGGTCAAGGTGTCATTCACCGCGACATCAAACCGGATAATATCATCCGTCGCGCCTCAGATAATAAACTCGTTCTGGTAGATTTTGGGGCTGTGAAACAATTGCGAGTGTCTGGGGGATACTCTTCGCAAACACAAATGTTTACAGCGGCGAGTCATCACTCTGCAACTGTAGCAATTGGTACTCCTGGCTATATGCCTACGGAACAAGGTCAAGGCAAACCACGCCCTAACAGTGATATATATGCTCTCGGCATTATCGCCATTCAAGCGCTGACAGGAGTGACGCCAATGGATTTGCAAGAAGACCCTTACACTGGGGAAATCCTTTGGCAGCATCTAGTCCCCGTAAGCAACGTCTTGGAAGCCGTGCTCAGTAAGATGGTACGGTATCATTTCAAAGACCGATTCCAAAGTGCATCGGAAGCACTGCAAGCATTGCAGCCGCTTTCCTCAAGCTACATACCAAGGGAATACATAAACACTCCCAGCTACCAACCAATCAAGCCCTCATCTGCTTTCTCTCCACAGTCGCGACAAAAAACGATCGCACTTGCTCCGGCAAATCCTGTCGTTCAACCAGTAGCCGCAGCAACTCCCAAATCTACCCCTAGAGGTTCTAGTGGACCTGATGTATTACAGCTATTAATTCTCGGAATTTTGGTAGGTGGCGCTGCTGCTGTTACCCCAAGTGTGATCAAGAACGTTCAAGGTTTCGCTTCTAATTTTGCTATTGATGACACTATGTTGGCACAAAATTGTTTAGCTGTGGTAGAGGAGAATTCCAATATCCGCTCTGAGCCAACTTCTATCAACGATGACTCTATTGTAAAAACTGTTACTAAAGATACTAAATTCGAGGTGACGGGCAAGCGAACAAAACGCGGTTGGGTGCAGATTAAACTAGATCCCACACAAAAGGCTTGGGCAAACTCAGAAGTCATCAAAAATAACGAA
The sequence above is a segment of the Mastigocladopsis repens PCC 10914 genome. Coding sequences within it:
- the ygfZ gene encoding CAF17-like 4Fe-4S cluster assembly/insertion protein YgfZ, whose product is MSTSAIDTNDAAAIQAAQEGVAVCDRSFWGRIKVSDSDRLRFLHNQSTNDIQSLKPGQGCDTVFVNSTARTIDLVTAYILEDAVLLLVSPNRREFLIQWLDRYIFFADKVQLTDVTNETATFSLIGPKSDAVLEKLGAEAIIGQPYGTHISIPTVDGGLVAVGSGLASPGYTFILPASDKEEVWSKILEAGAVLIGEQNWEMLRILQGRPEPDHELTEDYNPLEVGLWQTISFNKGCYIGQETIARLNTYKGVKQYLWGIHLSGAAEPESTITVGDEKVGKLTSYTKTFDGHFGLGYIRTKAGGVGLKVHVGGVEGEVVELPFVSHDYPE
- a CDS encoding serine/threonine protein kinase; translated protein: MIGKLLDHRYQVIRVLATGGFGETYIAKDTKRPGNPICVVKHLKPANPEAKVFDTAKRLFHSEAETLEKLGNHDQIPRLLAYFDENQEFYLVQEFIEGHPLNDELLPSQRWNESQVTGLLLEVLDILKFVHGQGVIHRDIKPDNIIRRASDNKLVLVDFGAVKQLRVSGGYSSQTQMFTAASHHSATVAIGTPGYMPTEQGQGKPRPNSDIYALGIIAIQALTGVTPMDLQEDPYTGEILWQHLVPVSNVLEAVLSKMVRYHFKDRFQSASEALQALQPLSSSYIPREYINTPSYQPIKPSSAFSPQSRQKTIALAPANPVVQPVAAATPKSTPRGSSGPDVLQLLILGILVGGAAAVTPSVIKNVQGFASNFAIDDTMLAQNCLAVVEENSNIRSEPTSINDDSIVKTVTKDTKFEVTGKRTKRGWVQIKLDPTQKAWANSEVIKNNEQWVSCLRDKGVAMKTVDDNNLIAARPAPKPKSKPIIDMPSSSLQELEKSGTSKISAGKSKPTTLEEGGSEVVEQAKEKYESGDLQGAIALLRTITSNHTAVQQTTEMISQWQQDWVKAEAVFKDLDTAFAEGQWDKVLAYKDHPEKLPNIEYWRNKLEPIFKQAADNLAKQQLPQLGNPSNQNQPKLEAPNSSRDEQPGTTNDYDTNPDPELEEILDSDL